In one window of Nakamurella sp. PAMC28650 DNA:
- a CDS encoding carboxypeptidase-like regulatory domain-containing protein, which translates to MRVNVTPQRVELAEDTPFKVSITVTNTGDLIGGYHLRILGADPSWVRLETENLSLFPDTSQTVAATVAIPRGLGAGDRRIAVQVREITPPQAISVAEIDILVPSRQALRMSLSPMTVICGATGRFGIVLENTGNTTVTAAPVGLDPEEKIEFTFLPAVITLAPGEHAITDMRARARRRWFGTPVVRTFGLAIAPDEDPTVSPAPLLPAGSRDRRNLVEPAAARPKVEPLVTGSMLQKARVARGAISLLSLLLAVTVFAVVITIALSKLVGVSAADRDLAIQVAAARQSNSTTGTSTLGGVVKLLTDASPAAGVAVELFDATSLVSPLTSTATDDKGVWSLPSLAAGSYKVRFRGAGFAEIWYPAALTGADATPIQLQAGQKVTNLATTLGGLPATVSGTVLGDAVAAAILTVSVPAADLPRGGAPPASSPATPAPTTAQPVPALTAPRTAPPSGVPRAPNPAAPSTSSAPADSANGGAVVQTLPIGADGSFSVANLPSPAVYDLTVSKAGYATATQRIDLSGGENRQGVQLRLRTGDGLISGTVTGPDGPMKGAVVTATTGKTVVTTVSLTEGAVGTFTLRGLVTPGSYTVSVTAPNFTTTSSTLTLAAGQKLTGVQLAMARSSGSLTGLVTLLPAGTPAPDVSVTITTGATTVTTVTQSTGSIGAWTVAGLPVPGAYTVTFSRPDLQSQTVAVSLDASGRLTGGSGTSTGGIAVGMRSASAVINGTVTQRATNGTTQRVGEAVITLSSGTNTYTVTSASLPSSSLGRYEVTGITPGTYTLSANRPGTSPTTVIVTVTAGQVLQYDPVMIPPAAITGHVKDRNGATVLGLQVDLYQASRYPATVYRSTTTDLTGAYSFPDVDAPQAYVVEVRSPTSGALGSATLVLAASQSATLDLLIGQITLTTPGTNSSPQPAETTPTTAATARTTASPPTTPTTATTPLTTPSATSPAPGVTTAGAATTTGTG; encoded by the coding sequence ATGAGGGTCAACGTCACGCCACAGCGGGTCGAACTCGCCGAGGACACCCCCTTCAAGGTGTCCATCACCGTCACCAACACCGGTGACCTGATCGGCGGTTACCACCTGCGGATCCTCGGCGCCGACCCGAGCTGGGTGCGCTTGGAGACCGAGAACCTCTCGCTGTTCCCCGATACCAGTCAGACGGTCGCGGCGACCGTCGCCATCCCGCGCGGCCTCGGCGCCGGTGATCGACGCATCGCCGTGCAGGTCCGTGAAATCACTCCACCGCAGGCGATCTCGGTCGCCGAGATCGACATCCTGGTGCCGTCACGGCAGGCGTTGCGGATGTCACTGAGCCCGATGACCGTGATCTGCGGCGCCACCGGCAGGTTCGGCATCGTGCTGGAGAACACCGGGAACACCACCGTCACGGCGGCGCCGGTCGGGCTCGACCCGGAGGAGAAGATCGAGTTCACCTTCCTGCCTGCGGTCATCACGCTGGCGCCCGGTGAGCACGCGATCACCGACATGAGGGCCAGGGCCAGGCGTCGCTGGTTCGGCACGCCCGTCGTGCGCACGTTCGGCCTCGCCATCGCACCGGACGAGGATCCGACCGTGTCGCCGGCGCCGTTGCTCCCGGCGGGCTCACGCGACCGGAGGAACCTGGTCGAGCCCGCCGCAGCCAGGCCCAAGGTCGAGCCGTTGGTCACCGGATCGATGCTGCAGAAGGCCAGGGTGGCACGCGGAGCGATCTCGCTGCTGAGCCTGCTGCTCGCGGTGACGGTGTTCGCCGTCGTCATCACGATCGCCCTGTCCAAACTCGTCGGGGTCTCGGCCGCCGACCGCGACCTTGCGATCCAGGTCGCGGCTGCCCGGCAATCCAACTCCACCACCGGCACGTCCACCCTCGGGGGTGTCGTCAAGCTGCTGACCGACGCATCGCCAGCGGCCGGGGTGGCGGTGGAGCTGTTCGACGCCACCTCCCTGGTCTCGCCGCTGACCAGCACCGCGACCGACGACAAGGGCGTCTGGTCGCTGCCCTCGCTCGCGGCCGGGTCGTACAAGGTGCGCTTCCGGGGTGCCGGGTTCGCCGAGATCTGGTACCCGGCAGCACTGACCGGTGCGGACGCGACGCCCATCCAGCTGCAGGCCGGGCAGAAGGTGACCAACCTGGCCACCACCCTGGGCGGCCTTCCTGCGACGGTGTCCGGCACCGTGCTCGGCGACGCTGTCGCGGCCGCGATCCTCACCGTCTCGGTGCCGGCCGCCGACCTGCCCCGCGGCGGTGCGCCGCCTGCCTCGTCGCCCGCCACACCCGCGCCGACCACCGCGCAGCCCGTGCCGGCGCTGACCGCCCCGCGTACCGCGCCCCCGTCGGGTGTCCCACGGGCACCCAACCCGGCCGCGCCCAGCACCTCCTCGGCGCCGGCCGATTCGGCCAACGGCGGCGCGGTGGTGCAGACCCTGCCGATCGGGGCGGACGGCAGCTTCTCGGTGGCCAACCTGCCGTCGCCGGCGGTCTACGACCTGACGGTCTCCAAGGCCGGCTACGCCACCGCCACCCAGCGCATCGATCTCTCCGGCGGGGAGAACCGACAGGGTGTCCAGCTCCGGCTGCGGACCGGCGACGGCCTGATCTCCGGGACGGTCACCGGTCCAGACGGTCCGATGAAGGGCGCCGTCGTCACCGCGACCACGGGCAAGACGGTGGTCACCACCGTCTCCCTCACCGAGGGCGCCGTCGGCACCTTCACCCTGCGCGGCCTGGTGACCCCCGGCAGCTACACGGTGAGCGTGACGGCGCCCAACTTCACCACCACCAGCTCCACCCTGACGCTGGCCGCCGGCCAGAAACTCACCGGGGTCCAACTCGCGATGGCCAGATCCTCCGGTTCGCTCACCGGCCTGGTCACACTGCTCCCCGCCGGGACGCCGGCACCCGACGTCAGCGTCACCATCACCACCGGGGCAACGACTGTCACCACCGTCACCCAGTCCACCGGCAGCATCGGCGCCTGGACGGTGGCCGGGCTCCCGGTACCGGGTGCCTACACGGTGACGTTCTCCCGACCGGACCTGCAGTCGCAGACGGTGGCGGTGTCGCTGGACGCGTCCGGCCGGCTGACCGGCGGCAGTGGCACCAGCACGGGCGGCATCGCGGTCGGGATGCGGTCGGCATCTGCGGTGATCAACGGGACCGTCACCCAACGAGCCACCAACGGCACCACCCAGCGGGTCGGCGAAGCCGTGATCACCCTGTCCTCGGGCACCAACACCTACACCGTCACCAGCGCATCGTTGCCGTCTTCCTCGCTCGGACGCTACGAGGTCACCGGCATCACCCCGGGGACGTACACGCTCTCGGCCAATCGTCCCGGGACCAGCCCGACCACCGTGATCGTGACGGTCACCGCCGGGCAGGTGCTGCAGTACGACCCGGTGATGATCCCGCCGGCGGCCATCACCGGTCACGTCAAGGACCGGAACGGGGCGACCGTGCTCGGACTCCAGGTCGACCTCTACCAGGCGTCCCGCTACCCGGCGACCGTCTACCGGTCCACCACCACCGACCTCACCGGGGCGTACTCGTTCCCGGACGTCGACGCACCCCAGGCCTACGTGGTCGAGGTGCGGAGTCCGACCTCCGGTGCGCTGGGTTCGGCGACGCTCGTGCTGGCCGCCAGCCAGTCTGCGACGTTGGATCTGCTCATCGGGCAGATCACCCTGACGACGCCCGGCACCAATAGCAGCCCGCAGCCCGCAGAGACCACACCGACCACGGCGGCCACCGCCCGGACGACCGCCTCCCCACCGACCACACCCACCACCGCGACCACCCCGCTGACCACCCCGTCGGCGACTTCGCCGGCACCCGGCGTCACCACGGCCGGCGCGGCGACCACGACAGGTACCGGATGA